The following are encoded in a window of Halosolutus halophilus genomic DNA:
- a CDS encoding PH domain-containing protein gives MRKLHPASVAVRSVSRSVNTGLLFFVVGIVASPGSAGANLLGVGGMVLVGILVGIVYEFAYYERFRYELTADTFDVTSGVLARRDREVPLRRIQNVDVRQNVLVRALGLAAVHVETAGGGQTEVTLQYVGEGEARRLRRRLLNGSVDADELDSDADSAADRVDIGDEEELLFAMQPRELAVLSSFTIDPGASLLGGIALSFASGFDPGTLIPFGLLEDLPGTGLFALAWAVLLFLLAAWIVSAALTFNRYYGFRLTRVDDELYYERGLLQRYSGTIPLDKVQTLTIAESVPFRWFGYGSLAVETAGYAPGQAGARGTESAIPLAGRDRVLALARSIEPFGDLDFERPPRRARERYAVRYLVVVAIVVAAGYLVSTVTSLGGYWYALALLTVVVPIAAHLKWSSRGYRFDDRLLLTRTGFWRRTTKVVPYYRVQAVVHTQTVFQRRRRLANVTADTASSASFFGRAGTAYDVDADHGLEMQAHIETRLQERLRARDRDRSSGNWFRTVSGDDEDTSSTESS, from the coding sequence ATGAGAAAACTCCATCCCGCTTCCGTCGCCGTCCGATCGGTCTCGCGGAGCGTCAACACCGGGCTGCTGTTTTTCGTCGTCGGGATCGTCGCCTCGCCGGGCAGTGCCGGCGCGAACCTCCTGGGCGTCGGTGGGATGGTCCTCGTCGGAATCCTGGTGGGGATCGTCTACGAGTTCGCCTACTACGAGCGCTTTCGCTACGAACTCACCGCGGACACGTTCGACGTCACGTCCGGCGTGCTCGCCCGCCGCGATCGCGAGGTGCCGCTCCGACGGATCCAGAACGTCGACGTGCGACAGAACGTCCTCGTCCGGGCGCTCGGACTCGCCGCGGTCCACGTCGAGACCGCCGGCGGGGGGCAGACGGAGGTCACGCTCCAGTACGTCGGCGAGGGTGAAGCTCGCCGACTTCGACGACGACTGCTGAACGGCAGCGTGGACGCTGACGAACTCGACTCCGATGCTGACAGCGCGGCCGATCGCGTGGATATCGGGGACGAGGAAGAACTGCTCTTCGCGATGCAGCCACGGGAACTCGCCGTCCTGAGTAGCTTCACGATCGACCCGGGGGCCAGTCTCCTCGGGGGGATCGCCCTCTCGTTCGCGAGCGGGTTCGATCCCGGAACGCTGATCCCGTTCGGACTGCTCGAGGACCTCCCCGGAACCGGACTGTTCGCGCTCGCGTGGGCCGTCCTTCTGTTCCTGCTGGCGGCCTGGATCGTGAGCGCAGCCCTGACGTTCAACCGGTACTACGGGTTTCGTCTCACTCGCGTCGACGACGAACTCTACTACGAGCGCGGCCTGCTCCAGCGCTACAGCGGCACGATCCCGCTGGACAAGGTCCAGACCCTGACGATCGCCGAATCCGTCCCGTTCCGGTGGTTCGGGTACGGTTCGCTGGCCGTCGAGACGGCGGGGTACGCACCCGGGCAGGCGGGCGCTCGCGGGACGGAATCCGCGATCCCGCTCGCCGGTCGCGATCGCGTGCTCGCACTCGCCCGCTCGATCGAACCGTTCGGCGACCTCGACTTCGAGCGACCGCCCCGTCGTGCGAGAGAGCGCTACGCCGTGCGGTACCTCGTCGTCGTCGCCATCGTCGTCGCCGCCGGGTATCTGGTGTCGACGGTCACGTCTCTGGGCGGGTACTGGTACGCCCTCGCCCTCCTGACCGTCGTCGTTCCGATCGCGGCGCATCTGAAGTGGTCGAGTCGGGGCTACCGGTTCGACGACAGGTTACTCCTCACCCGAACCGGCTTCTGGCGGCGGACGACCAAGGTGGTCCCGTACTACCGCGTGCAGGCAGTCGTCCACACCCAGACCGTGTTCCAGCGCCGCCGCCGACTCGCGAACGTGACGGCCGATACCGCGAGTTCCGCGTCGTTCTTCGGCCGGGCGGGCACTGCCTACGACGTCGACGCCGACCACGGACTCGAGATGCAGGCACACATCGAGACCCGACTGCAGGAACGACTTCGTGCGCGCGACCGGGACCGATCGAGTGGCAACTGGTTCCGGACGGTGAGTGGAGACGACGAGGACACGTCGTCAACGGAATCCTCGTAG